A region of Diospyros lotus cultivar Yz01 chromosome 3, ASM1463336v1, whole genome shotgun sequence DNA encodes the following proteins:
- the LOC127797819 gene encoding uncharacterized protein LOC127797819 — protein MVRKRFQEAKTGIQWVKSLDAEMVLKKIGLGKEDHYFWKQVGKALLCTYALFGVAWVYNETSPLGWWTLKPRPKEERELAHLYERRKFPYPGDEEAMEEFVSKGGMIGTTIGPKGIVETDRDSYNYQKELQDKKVEQEALKLWFRMRNEVISELQEKGFDVE, from the coding sequence GGATTCAATGGGTTAAGTCGCTCGATGCGGAGATGGTCTTGAAAAAGATCGGGCTGGGAAAGGAAGACCATTACTTCTGGAAGCAAGTGGGCAAGGCCTTGCTGTGCACATACGCGCTGTTCGGCGTTGCTTGGGTGTACAACGAGACGTCGCCGCTGGGTTGGTGGACGCTGAAGCCGCGGCCCAAGGAGGAGAGGGAGCTGGCCCACCTGTACGAGCGCCGGAAGTTCCCGTACCCGGGCGACGAGGAGGCAATGGAGGAGTTCGTCTCCAAGGGCGGCATGATCGGTACGACGATTGGCCCCAAAGGGATCGTGGAAACGGACAGAGACTCGTACAACTACCAGAAGGAGTTGCAGGACAAGAAGGTCGAGCAAGAGGCTTTGAAGCTGTGGTTTCGGATGAGGAATGAAGTCATCTCGGAGCTTCAGGAGAAAGGCTTTGATGTGGAGTAA